ATATGGTATAATTAAGTAAGGAAACCGAATCATAAGGGGAATAATTATGCCATATAAAAACGGAATAAACCGCGAACAAATTACACTATTTCCGGAAAGCATAGATGATTATATAACAGAGGACAATGAGGTTCAGTTTATTGATGCATTTGTAGATAATATAGAAACAGAATTTAAGTATTCCAAAACAAGTGAAACGGGGCGCCCTCCATATAACCCAAAGGATCTGCTCAAACTATACCTGTATGGGTACATCAATGCCATAAGATCGAGTAGAAAGCTTGAAAAGGAATGTCATAGAAATCTAGAGGTAATGTGGCTTCTAAAGAGTCTAAGGCCGGATCACAAAACGATAGCAAACTTCAGGAAAGACAACAAAGAAGAAATTCCAAAAGTATTTAAAGAATTCACGCTGCTCTGTAAGAAACTATCAATGTTTGGGGGAGAAATAGTATCGGTAGATGGAAGTAAATTTAAAGCAGTAAACTCAAAAAAACAAAACGTTGTAAAAGAAAAAGCTGTTGCAAGGATAAAAGAAATTGAGAAGCAGATAAACGAATACCTGAAGGAAATTGAAGAAAATGATAAGAATGAAGAAGACACAAAAACGATAACGAAAGAAGAGCTGCAAGAGAGAATTGAGACAATTAAAAAACGCAAAGAAAAATATGAAACCCTAAAGGCTAAGATGGAAGAAACGGGAGAAACCCAAATATCAAGCACAGATCCAAACAGTAGACTAATGATGAACAACCGTAAAATGGAAGTCTGCTACAATATACAAACGATAGTAGATGAGAGAAACAAACTGATATTAGACTATAAAGTAACCAATGAAGTAAGCGACATAAATCAACTGTCTATCATGGCATTAAAAGCGCAGGACATACTGCAAACTGAAAACATAGATGTTTTAGCAGACAAAGGATATTACAAGTCAACTGAAATCAAAGCCTGTATAGATAATGGAATGGTTCCCTACGTATCCAAGCCAGAAGTAAGTGGCGGAAAAGGCTATAAGCTCGAGAAATTTGAGTACATAAAAGAAAAAGACATATACATATGTCCAGGGAAGCAAGAACTAACATACAGAAAACAAACAAATAAAAACGGTAAGATAATAAGGAGCTATTACACAAAAGGTTGTAAATATTGCAAAATCAGAAGTCAGTGCACAGAAAATAAGACCGGAAGAGAAATTCAGAGATGGGAACATGAAGAAATATTAGAAGAAATGCAAAAACGATTAAAGGAAAATGCAGAAAAGTATTTCTTGAGAAGATGTTTATCTGAACATCCATTTGGAACAATAAAACGGACAATGAATGCAGCATATTTGCTGATGAAAGGCTTTGAAAAAGTAGAAGTTGAAATCAGTTTGATAATGCTGTCTTATAATATTAAAAGAGTAATAAACATACTGGGAGTAAAGAAATTGATTGAAGTACTGGGGTAAAAGACCTTTGTATTTTTATATTTGTAGTACAACAAGAGCAATTATTGGTAAATCAATTTTATAACTGTAAATTAAGGATGAGTTTTTACACGGTCTGTCCATGGCGCTAACAGCCGCGCTCCGCATCCATGCTCCGCTTGACGCTGGAACTTGTGGCACCCAGACCTAATATAGGGTATTCAGGCTTGAATGAAATTATTTGAGCAATGGGTTTAAGAATGTTGTACCGACTGTTTACTTCCCTCAGTAATTGTTATAGAATTTATTCGAATAAATAGGCATATTCATAGATTACCTGCCGAAAAAATGGAGGAAAAGATGTTCCAAGTAAAAGTACCAGCAACTTCAGCAAATCTCGGACCAGGTTTTGACTGTATGGGACTGGCTTTAAGGCTATATAACTATATCCAGGCTGAAGAAAGTGAAAAACTGGAGATTATCCTTAAAGGCACCTATACGAGTAACATTCCTGCAAATGAAAAAAACCTTTTATGGAAAACCGCCTGCAAGCTGTGGCAGAAAATTGATTTTCAGCCGAGACCCTTAAAAATCACCCTGGAAAGCCATGTTCCGCCTGCCCGTGGACTCGGAAGCAGCTCCACTGCCGTCGTCGGCGGACTAATTATCGCCAACGCGGTAGCCGGGAACCCTTTAAACCGGCTTCAATTGCTTGAAGTCGCTTCTGAAATCGAAGGCCATCCGGATAATGTCTCGCCTGCTCTTTGCGGCGGCATCACCCTGACAGTCATGGATGAAAACAAGCTTATTCCGAGGACGCTGGCGAAGTTTCCAAAATTCAAAGCTGTCGTCGTGATCCCGGATATTCTCGTTGAAACTGAAAAAGCGCGTGGGATACTGCCCGCTTCTGTTTCCAGAACTGATGTGATCTTTAACGCTTCCCGCGTTGGCCTTTTAGTTGATGCGTTTATTAAAGAGGAATACGATTTATTGGCGATTGCCACTCAGGACAGGATCCATCAAAATCAGCGGGCTTCTCTGATCCCCGGTATGCCCGAAGCCTTAAAATCTGCCGTGCTCGCCGGCGCGTACGGCGCAGCGCTAAGCGGTTCCGGACCGACCTTGATTGCTTTTTGCCCTCACGGCAAAGAAGATCAGATAGCCCTGACGATGAAGGGCGTACTCCAAGAAAATGGTTTACCTTCTGAAGCCCTGACCCTGGATATTGATTCTGAGGGAGCTGTGCTAACCGAATTTTGATTTTTTAGGGTAACCCCTAAGAAAAACCTTCTCCTACATCAGTACTATGAAATTGCGGCTCTCCCGGATCCTGTCCGTATGAAAAAAGGTGAACTGCGCATTGGTTTCTCTTCCTTCATCATCCAAGATCAGGAACTATATTATACACAGGGCCCTGCCTTTTGTTGTATTTGAAGTGAATGAAAGCAATATGACCTCGGCTTTTTGGGACTCTCTCCACAGTGTTGCAGTCAAACAAAAAAGCAAAAACGACAGACAGCTTACAATTACTAAATTAAAAGCATTTATTCTCGCCCTCCAGAATGCTGAGTAGCATAAAGGGCCAAATATTTTTCATAACTTCTGTAAACTTTCTCGACATATTCCCTGGTCTCTGTAATTGGAATTTCCTCAATACGGTACGCATTCGGGTCCTTCGGCCAATCATCCAGCCAGCTTTGTACCCTGCCGATCCCGGCGTTATAAGCTGCCAGGGTAAGAACCGTATTGCCGGAAAACTCCTTATTCAAAGAAGCAAGGTACCAGGTGCCGTAACGAATATTGGTTTCCGGATCAAGTAAGTCAACCTTTGCGTAATCTTCATTGAGCCAGACAGCTATCTCTTCCGCTGTCCCCGGCATCAGCTGCATCAATCCGACTGCCCCTTTGGATGATTTCGATTTGGTGATGAACCTGCTCTCTTCCCTGATTACGGCAATCACTAGCAAAGGATCTGTTCCATACTTGGCGGCATATTTTTCAACCGTCTGCTTGTATGGAAAAGGATACATCATTCTGCCGATAAAATTTGACTGGTATACAGCCAAAATTATAAACAATAAAAAAATAATTGCTATGGTCTTAACAATTTTCCTCTTTGCGATAAACAAAACGCACCCATCCTATTTCATATATTCTAATATCTTGTTAACCCTTAAATGATAACATCATTTTTTTATTATCTTTTGATTATCCGTATGTTCATCTAAGCGGAGATATGATTTAATTCTGAAACATTATATACGACAAAGCTACTTCAAGGCAAGCTGAGACCTTGCCTGAAAAATCTATGGAGTGGATATCTCAGGAAAACAGTTCTTTCCAAATCATCTCAAGTTGTTTTTCAGTCTCTCTCCAGTCCCCGGAATTATCAATGACCCGGTGGGCTTTCTTTTTTTTGTCCTCAAGCGGCACTTGCGCAGCAAGCCGCCGCTCGGCCTCTTCCCTAGTCAAGCCACTTCGTTCCATCAGCCTGGTGATTTGTATTTCAGCAGGGACATAAACGACCCAAACCTCGTCGACAAATTTTCCCCATCCCGTCTCCAGAAGCAGCGGAATATCCAGGATAATCAGCTTTTCACTTTGGATTTCTGCCTTCAGGCATTGATCCTGCATCTGCTGCCGGATCAAAGGATGAACAAGTTCCTCAAGCCTTTGCCTGGCCTCAGGATCGGCAAATATGATTTTTCCCAGCTCCGCCCGGTCAATCTTCCCATCTCGGACGCATTCAGATCCAAACTCTTTGCCGATCAAAGGGATCAACGGCCCGTCATACAACCTATGAACTGCGTCATCCGCGTCAAAAACCGGGATGCCCTTCTGCGCAAACCAACTGGCAACACGCGTCTTGCCGCTTGCTATTCCTCCTGTAAGTCCAATTTTGATCATGTTTAACCTCAAATTATTTTTAATGACCCGATGAGTATCAGGACGATCCCCGGCAGATACCTGACTCTCGCCAGCACGCTCGCCGGAAGTCTGCCTGTCAATACCTGACCGGTAAAGATCATCAGAATCTGCATCAATGTCACCATCCCGATGACATACCAGAGAATTCCTGTCAGCGCAGCGGCTACGCCCGAAGCAAACGCATCCAGAGACAATGCCACGCCGAGAAGCAGACTTTCATTCAGTGTAATGACGCCGGAGCCGTCAATGTCTGCCGCATCCGGTGTCTTTAAAACCTGAATGACCAGGCCGAAGAAATTTAAATTAATGCAGAACAAAGTACGATATGGATTGTCATCTATCTGTCCGGCTGCAGTTGTCATCACCGGTACAGCTTCGGGAAGTTCCGCTCTGCCTTTCAAAGTCTGAATCAATTGATACGAGCCGATTGCAATAAGAACGACTGCCCCCAAGATACCGGGATGGATCACCGTAAGTTGAGACGTGATCAGATGGCCGCAGTACATGGAAACCGTCATGGCGAGTGTCGTACAAAAACCAATGATCATCATGGAACTGAGCGGTATCCGAATCCTCTTCAGACCGTAGGCCATCCCTACCCCTAAACCGTCAAGACTCAAAGCCAAAGCAAGGATCATTGCCATTCCCATATTCTTTTACCCCTTAAGTATTTCCTTCGGGATAATATATGGCTGTAACCTCGTTTTGGTGTACCGCGCTGGCTCATCTGTATCGTCGGTCTGTCAGTTTTTTCGTACTAATCCTGGTAAGCCAGCCACTCCTCCATCAGATGATCGAGCTCTATCTGCACTTTCTCATACGACTGGTGAAGTGACAATGTCAGTTCATAATCACTGGCTGCGGCATCGAGCTTATCCTCAATTTCTTGAAGCAATAATTCTGTTTCCGCAATTTTTTCCTCGATTTGCTTGATCTTTTTTTCTATCCGTTTGGTATTCTTGGACTCTTCCCTGTAATCTCTGGCTTTTTGAACCTCTTCATTTTTACAGGTCTGATCTTGAGCGGCTTGAGCAGATTCTTTTTCTTCATCTTCACTCTTCTCGCTCATTTCACGATAGGCCGTGTAGTCTCCCTCAAATACCTTCAGACCATTCACTGTAAGCAAAGCAATCTTATTCACGATTCGGTTCAGAAAGTACCTGTCATGGGATACGGTCAAAATTGTCCCGTTGTAATCCTGCAACACTTCCTCCAGGACTTCTCTCGTCTCCATATCGAGATGGTTGGTCGGCTCATCAAGCAAAAGCAGGTTCCCCTGATTCAGAAAAAGCTTGCAAAGTGCCAGCCTGCTTTTCTCTCCCCCACTTAAACCAGCAACAGGTTTGAATACATCCTCTCCCCGGAAGCCAAAACGGGCTAAAACATTGCGTATTTCCGGATCGTCAAGCGTTGAAGAATAACGGATCTCGTCCATGACAATTTCCCTTAAGCCAATATTCTCATGCTCCTGGGAATAGTAGCTGACGGAGACATTCGCCCCGGTCCGGATCGTACCGTTATACGGGATTTGTCCTGTAACAGCTCTTAACAGCGTTGTCTTTCCAATCCCGTTTCTGCCGAGCAGGGCAATCTTATCACCCCGGCGCAATTCCAAACCTACATGTTCAAATATGGTTTTCTGCCCGTACTTAACGGCCAGATCGTCTATCTCGAGAACCCGGTCTCCTGAGCGGGTTTTGGCCTGGAGGCTTATGCTGAGTTTTTTCGAATCTTTCGGCGCATTCACCGGCGTAATTCTTTTCAGCATGGATTCCCTGCCCCGGGCTTGTTTAGCTTTGATTCCGGCACCATGACGCCGGATATACTCCTCCAGGTCCGCAATTTTTTTATTGATCCGTTCCGCTTCTCTGGTCAGCGATATTTTTTCAATATTCCGCTGCAGTTCAAACTCCGAATAATTGCCATTGTAAGCTTTCAGGAACCCATCCTCAATCAGGAAGGTGCTGTCCACGACCCTGTCCAGGAAATACCTGTCATGGGAAACGACAAGCATAGCTCCAGCATAATCGGCCAGGTAATTTTCAAGCCATTCCAGTGCCTCAATATCGAGATGGTTCGTAGGCTCGTCAAGAATCAGAACGTCCGGATCACGCAGCAGAAGTTTGCCAAGCGCCAGACGGGTTTTCTGACCACCGCTTAAATGATTCGCTTCAGTCGTCTGATGCCGGTCCATCCCGAGTCCGGTCAGGATCTTGCGGATCCTGGCTTCGAGCGCATAACCGCCCGCCCTTTCATACTGTTCCGTAAACAGACTGTACCTTTCGAGCGTTTTCTCGTCGGCCTGTTCCGCCATTTTATTTTCCAGGGATCTGAGATTGTCCCGCAGATCAAGAATATCCTGACGTTCCGCCAGCATTTGTTCAAATACTGTACCGTGTTCTGCTGAGGATGCAGTCGTCTGCGGCAGATAACCGACAGTACCCTGCCAGTTGATATCTCCGCTTTCATGAGCAATCTCTCCCATGACAGCCCTTATCAGTGTTGTCTTACCTGCCCCATTGGCTCCGACCAGGCCGGCTTTTTGACCCTTTTCCAAACGCAGCGTTATATGATCCAGCAGAGTGCTCCCTGCTACTTCAATTTCAAGT
This genomic stretch from Dehalobacter restrictus DSM 9455 harbors:
- a CDS encoding lytic transglycosylase domain-containing protein translates to MFIAKRKIVKTIAIIFLLFIILAVYQSNFIGRMMYPFPYKQTVEKYAAKYGTDPLLVIAVIREESRFITKSKSSKGAVGLMQLMPGTAEEIAVWLNEDYAKVDLLDPETNIRYGTWYLASLNKEFSGNTVLTLAAYNAGIGRVQSWLDDWPKDPNAYRIEEIPITETREYVEKVYRSYEKYLALYATQHSGGRE
- the thrB gene encoding homoserine kinase, producing the protein MFQVKVPATSANLGPGFDCMGLALRLYNYIQAEESEKLEIILKGTYTSNIPANEKNLLWKTACKLWQKIDFQPRPLKITLESHVPPARGLGSSSTAVVGGLIIANAVAGNPLNRLQLLEVASEIEGHPDNVSPALCGGITLTVMDENKLIPRTLAKFPKFKAVVVIPDILVETEKARGILPASVSRTDVIFNASRVGLLVDAFIKEEYDLLAIATQDRIHQNQRASLIPGMPEALKSAVLAGAYGAALSGSGPTLIAFCPHGKEDQIALTMKGVLQENGLPSEALTLDIDSEGAVLTEF
- the ytaF gene encoding sporulation membrane protein YtaF, coding for MGMAMILALALSLDGLGVGMAYGLKRIRIPLSSMMIIGFCTTLAMTVSMYCGHLITSQLTVIHPGILGAVVLIAIGSYQLIQTLKGRAELPEAVPVMTTAAGQIDDNPYRTLFCINLNFFGLVIQVLKTPDAADIDGSGVITLNESLLLGVALSLDAFASGVAAALTGILWYVIGMVTLMQILMIFTGQVLTGRLPASVLARVRYLPGIVLILIGSLKII
- a CDS encoding ABC-F family ATP-binding cassette domain-containing protein → MSILYCNGLEIEVAGSTLLDHITLRLEKGQKAGLVGANGAGKTTLIRAVMGEIAHESGDINWQGTVGYLPQTTASSAEHGTVFEQMLAERQDILDLRDNLRSLENKMAEQADEKTLERYSLFTEQYERAGGYALEARIRKILTGLGMDRHQTTEANHLSGGQKTRLALGKLLLRDPDVLILDEPTNHLDIEALEWLENYLADYAGAMLVVSHDRYFLDRVVDSTFLIEDGFLKAYNGNYSEFELQRNIEKISLTREAERINKKIADLEEYIRRHGAGIKAKQARGRESMLKRITPVNAPKDSKKLSISLQAKTRSGDRVLEIDDLAVKYGQKTIFEHVGLELRRGDKIALLGRNGIGKTTLLRAVTGQIPYNGTIRTGANVSVSYYSQEHENIGLREIVMDEIRYSSTLDDPEIRNVLARFGFRGEDVFKPVAGLSGGEKSRLALCKLFLNQGNLLLLDEPTNHLDMETREVLEEVLQDYNGTILTVSHDRYFLNRIVNKIALLTVNGLKVFEGDYTAYREMSEKSEDEEKESAQAAQDQTCKNEEVQKARDYREESKNTKRIEKKIKQIEEKIAETELLLQEIEDKLDAAASDYELTLSLHQSYEKVQIELDHLMEEWLAYQD
- the coaE gene encoding dephospho-CoA kinase (Dephospho-CoA kinase (CoaE) performs the final step in coenzyme A biosynthesis.), whose product is MIKIGLTGGIASGKTRVASWFAQKGIPVFDADDAVHRLYDGPLIPLIGKEFGSECVRDGKIDRAELGKIIFADPEARQRLEELVHPLIRQQMQDQCLKAEIQSEKLIILDIPLLLETGWGKFVDEVWVVYVPAEIQITRLMERSGLTREEAERRLAAQVPLEDKKKKAHRVIDNSGDWRETEKQLEMIWKELFS
- a CDS encoding IS1182 family transposase, with the protein product MPYKNGINREQITLFPESIDDYITEDNEVQFIDAFVDNIETEFKYSKTSETGRPPYNPKDLLKLYLYGYINAIRSSRKLEKECHRNLEVMWLLKSLRPDHKTIANFRKDNKEEIPKVFKEFTLLCKKLSMFGGEIVSVDGSKFKAVNSKKQNVVKEKAVARIKEIEKQINEYLKEIEENDKNEEDTKTITKEELQERIETIKKRKEKYETLKAKMEETGETQISSTDPNSRLMMNNRKMEVCYNIQTIVDERNKLILDYKVTNEVSDINQLSIMALKAQDILQTENIDVLADKGYYKSTEIKACIDNGMVPYVSKPEVSGGKGYKLEKFEYIKEKDIYICPGKQELTYRKQTNKNGKIIRSYYTKGCKYCKIRSQCTENKTGREIQRWEHEEILEEMQKRLKENAEKYFLRRCLSEHPFGTIKRTMNAAYLLMKGFEKVEVEISLIMLSYNIKRVINILGVKKLIEVLG